In one window of Nodosilinea sp. PGN35 DNA:
- a CDS encoding response regulator transcription factor codes for MTTPHTPHPTTPIRVLIADDHAIFRQGLATIINRDPEMQVIAQAENGEQAIALFEEHQPDVTLMDLRMPEVAGVAAIGAICAAAKSARIIVLTTYDSDEDIYRGLQAGAKGYLLKETEPDELLNAIRTVHRGQQYIPPDVGAKLAQRLSNPELSERELEVLRSLAQGMSNADISTALSIGEGTVKSHVNRILNKLDVSDRTQAVIVAVKRGIVSL; via the coding sequence ATGACTACACCCCACACCCCACACCCCACCACCCCAATTCGGGTTCTAATTGCGGACGATCACGCCATCTTTCGGCAAGGTTTAGCCACGATTATTAACCGTGATCCAGAGATGCAGGTGATTGCCCAAGCAGAGAATGGGGAGCAGGCGATCGCGCTATTTGAGGAACACCAGCCGGATGTTACGCTGATGGATCTCCGCATGCCGGAAGTGGCAGGAGTTGCCGCCATCGGTGCAATTTGTGCGGCGGCTAAATCTGCTCGAATCATTGTGCTGACCACCTATGATAGCGACGAAGATATCTATCGGGGATTGCAGGCAGGTGCAAAAGGGTACCTGCTGAAAGAAACTGAACCGGATGAGCTTTTAAATGCCATACGCACCGTTCATCGCGGTCAGCAGTATATTCCGCCCGACGTGGGCGCAAAGTTGGCCCAGCGCCTCAGCAATCCAGAACTGAGTGAACGAGAACTAGAAGTACTCCGTTCCCTGGCCCAGGGCATGAGTAATGCCGATATTTCGACTGCTTTAAGTATTGGTGAAGGCACGGTTAAATCCCACGTCAATCGAATTTTAAATAAGTTAGATGTCAGCGATCGCACTCAAGCGGTGATTGTTGCGGTTAAACGCGGCATCGTCAGTTTGTAA